In Drosophila pseudoobscura strain MV-25-SWS-2005 chromosome 4, UCI_Dpse_MV25, whole genome shotgun sequence, the following proteins share a genomic window:
- the LOC4817241 gene encoding sodium-coupled monocarboxylate transporter 2-like isoform X2, with translation MELNTGHWLMVSVDCQAITEYLEMRFHSVIRSIASFMFILDEILFLPFIVYVPALALNQVSGINLHVIAVVIVVVCVFYTFVGGIKAVVHTDAWQVLVMFLSVLAVAVLATYYADGWDALFDDASKGGRLIFTNTNPSPYVRHTVWSVLIGGFSYWTSFNAVNQTMVQRYMSLPSLKKARASMAIFTIGVAAFVSVCCYVGLLIFQMYKDCDPLSSGLITHDDQLLPLFVVQSVGHIYGMPGLFIAGIFGAALSSLSVVLNSTSLVILEDIVRGCFKMKPSERASTILVKSTIIVLGFVAISLVFVLEQLSGILSICTSMTAIAAGTTFGLFTLGMLVPWANTVGTAVGGIASALLAGWISFGTQFTIAAGELNSQKLPISVEGCVGNVTMPQNIWVDEEQVFPLYRLSYHWINPIGVATAILVGALVSLVTKPTEMKSLDPDVISPVIHRFLPKDCFQGRNLHAQAHKNLLNSST, from the exons ATGGAACTGAACACTGGACACTGGCTTATGGTTAGCGTTGATTGCCAGGCAATCACAGAG TACCTGGAGATGCGTTTCCATTCGGTTATACGAAGCATAGCATCTTTTATGTTCATTTTGGATGAG ATCCTGTTTTTGCCTTTCATTGTCTATGTGCCAGCTTTGGCATTGAATCAGG TATCTGGAATCAATCTGCATGTCATTGCAGTGGTGATCGTAGTTGTTTGCGTTTTCTATACTTTCGTG GGCGGCATCAAGGCTGTGGTCCATACAGATGCCTGGCAGGTGCTGGTCATGTTCCTCTCCGTTCTGGCTGTAGCTGTTTTGGCCACCTATTACGCCGACGGTTGGGATGCCCTGTTCGATGATGCTTCGAAGGGAGGTCGTCTGATCTTTACCAACACGAATCCCTCGCCGTATGTGCGGCACACTGTTTGGAGCGTGCTCATTGGTGGCTTTTCGTATTGGACATCCTTCAACGCGGTGAACCAGACTATGGTGCAGCGCTACATGTCACTGCCTTCGCTGAAAAAGGCTCGTGCTTCGATGGCCATATTTACCATCGGAGTGGCTGCCTTTGTCTCTGTATGCTGCTATGTGGGTCTACTGATCTTTCAGATGTACAAGGACTGCGATCCACTGAGTTCTGGTTTGATAACG CACGACGATCAACTTTTGCCCCTCTTTGTGGTCCAAAGTGTGGGTCACATCTATGGAATGCCAGGACTGTTTATAGCTGGTATTTTTGGAGCTGCTTTGAGCTCCCTTTCGGTGGTGCTAAACTCCACTTCCCTGGTCATCCTTGAGGACATTGTTCGAGGCTGCTTCAAGATGAAGCCCAGCGAAAGGGCCTCCACTATATTGGTCAAATCAACGATCATTGTCCTAGGCTTTGTGGCAATTTCCTTGGTGTTTGTCCTCGAACAGCTGAGTGGAATTTTGAGCATTTGCACCTCAATGACGGCCATTGCAGCGGGCACAACCTTCGGTCTGTTTACGCTTGGGATGCTCGTTCCCTGGGCAAATACAGTGGGCACTGCTGTTGGAGGGATAGCCAGTGCTCTTCTCGCGGGATGGATTTCCTTCGGCACACAGTTTACCATCGCAGCGGGGGAACTCAATTCCCAGAAGCTACCCATCTCCGTGGAGGGATGTGTGGGTAATGTCACGATGCCACAGAACATTTGGGTGGATGAGGAGCAAGTTTTTCCCCTGTATCGGCTGTCCTATCATTGGATAAATCCCATTGGTGTGGCTACAGCGATACTGGTGGGTGCTCTGGTCTCCCTAGTGACCAAACCAACGGAGATGAAGAGTCTCGATCCTGATGTCATATCACCAGTGATTCATAG ATTCCTACCGAAAGATTGCTTTCAAGGTCGCAATCTCCATGCGCAGGCGCACAAGAACCTCCTCAATAGTAGCACTTGA
- the LOC6902923 gene encoding sodium-coupled monocarboxylate transporter 2-like isoform X2, translating to MTNAKSYRFGIVDWMVFLGMTVLSTAVGIYFAIINKPEQEEPKPTVKHDFGSEKMSEYLLGSRNLKVLPVAMSLVASYISGVTILGTPSEVYYYGTQYWFITIAILLHGFAVVYIYLPVFCALRVGSSYEYLGMRFHSAIRSIAAFMFVLDEILFLPFVVYVPSLALDQVSGINLHYISVVIVVVCVLYTLLGGIKAVVHTDAWQILVMFLSVLAVAILATYYCKDWDGLESRIIFTNISPSPYVRHTVWCVLIGGFFYWTSFNAVNQTMVQRYMSLPSLKKARMAMAIFTIGVACFLLILCYMGLIIFGKYKDCDPKISGLIEHDDQLLPLFVVQTMGHIYGIPGLFIAGIFGAALSSLSVMLNCTSLVVLEDIVRGCFKMEPSERVSTILVKSTIIVLGFVAVSLVFVLEKLSGILGIAISITAIASGATFGLFSLGMLVPWANTVGTAVGGIASALISGWITFGTQFTIAAGKLGSQALPVFVEGCEGNVTIPQTTSVDQEQVLPLYRLSFHWVNPIGVATAIVVGALVSLVTKPTDMKTLDPDLISPVIHRFLPKECFEGRNLSQKSERKTIPKS from the exons ATGACGAATGCAAAAAGCTACAGGTTCGGCATCGTCGACTGGATGGTATTCCTGGGCATGACTGTGCTTTCCACAGCCGTTGGCATTTATTTCGCCATCATCAA TAAGCCAGAGCAAGAGGAACCGAAACCCACAGTGAAACATGATTTTGGTTCCGAAAAGATGAGCGAGTATCTGCTTGGATCACGGAATCTTAAAGTACTACCCGTAGCCATGAGTCTGGTAGCCAG CTATATATCGGGCGTTACGATACTGGGGACCCCATCAGAAGTCTACTATTATGGCACGCAGTATTGGTTTATAACCATCGCAATTCTTTTGCATGGTTTTGCAGTCGTCTATATCTATTTACCGGTGTTTTGTGCTCTACGAGTCGGCTCTTCCTATGAG tACCTGGGGATGCGTTTCCATTCGGCTATACGAAGTATAGCAGCTTTTATGTTCGTTTTGGATGAG ATCCTATTTTTGCCATTCGTTGTCTATGTGCCATCTTTGGCACTAGATCAGG TATCAGGCATAAATCTGCATTACATATCGGTGGTGATTGTAGTTGTTTGTGTTCTCTATACTTTACTG GGCGGCATCAAGGCTGTGGTCCATACAGATGCCTGGCAGATACTGGTCATGTTCCTCTCCgttctggctgtggctatATTGGCAACCTATTATTGCAAAGATTGGGATGGCCTGGAAAGTCGTATAATTTTCACCAACATAAGTCCCTCGCCGTATGTGCGTCACACTGTCTGGTGCGTGCTCATTGGAGGCTTCTTCTATTGGACCTCCTTCAATGCGGTGAATCAGACAATGGTGCAGCGCTACATGTCACTGCCTTCACTGAAAAAAGCTCGAATGGCGATGGCCATATTTACCATCGGAGTAGCTTGCTTTCTCCTTATACTCTGCTATATGGGTTTGATAATCTTTGGGAAGTACAAAGACTGTGATCCAAAGATTTCTGGTTTGATTGAG CACGACGATCAACTGTTGCCCCTCTTTGTGGTCCAGACAATGGGTCACATCTATGGAATACCAGGACTTTTTATAGCTGGTATTTTTGGAGCTGCTTTGAGTTCCCTTTCGGTGATGCTGAACTGCACTTCCCTGGTCGTCCTAGAGGACATTGTACGAGGCTGCTTCAAGATGGAGCCCAGCGAAAGGGTTTCCACTATATTGGTCAAATCTACGATCATTGTCCTAGGTTTTGTGGCAGTTTCCTTGGTGTTTGTCCTCGAAAAattgagtggaattctggGCATTGCCATCTCGATAACGGCCATTGCATCGGGCGCAACCTTCGGGCTTTTTAGCCTTGGGATGTTAGTTCCCTGGGCAAATACAGTGGGCACTGCTGTTGGGGGGATAGCCAGTGCTCTGATCTCGGGATGGATAACATTTGGCACACAGTTTACCATCGCAGCGGGAAAACTTGGTTCCCAGGCGCTGCCCGTCTTCGTGGAGGGGTGTGAGGGTAATGTCACTATACCACAGACAACTTCGGTGGATCAGGAGCAAGTGCTTCCCCTCTATCGGCTATCCTTTCACTGGGTAAATCCCATTGGTGTGGCCACAGCTATAGTGGTGGGTGCTCTCGTCTCCCTGGTCACCAAACCAACAGATATGAAGACTCTAGATCCGGATCTGATATCACCAGTGATTCATAG ATTTCTACCCAAAGAGTGCTTTGAAGGTCGCAATCTCTCTCAGAAGTCGGAAAGAAAAACTATTCCGAAatcctaa
- the LOC6902923 gene encoding sodium-coupled monocarboxylate transporter 2-like isoform X1, with protein sequence MTNAKSYRFGIVDWMVFLGMTVLSTAVGIYFAIIKKSKPEQEEPKPTVKHDFGSEKMSEYLLGSRNLKVLPVAMSLVASYISGVTILGTPSEVYYYGTQYWFITIAILLHGFAVVYIYLPVFCALRVGSSYEYLGMRFHSAIRSIAAFMFVLDEILFLPFVVYVPSLALDQVSGINLHYISVVIVVVCVLYTLLGGIKAVVHTDAWQILVMFLSVLAVAILATYYCKDWDGLESRIIFTNISPSPYVRHTVWCVLIGGFFYWTSFNAVNQTMVQRYMSLPSLKKARMAMAIFTIGVACFLLILCYMGLIIFGKYKDCDPKISGLIEHDDQLLPLFVVQTMGHIYGIPGLFIAGIFGAALSSLSVMLNCTSLVVLEDIVRGCFKMEPSERVSTILVKSTIIVLGFVAVSLVFVLEKLSGILGIAISITAIASGATFGLFSLGMLVPWANTVGTAVGGIASALISGWITFGTQFTIAAGKLGSQALPVFVEGCEGNVTIPQTTSVDQEQVLPLYRLSFHWVNPIGVATAIVVGALVSLVTKPTDMKTLDPDLISPVIHRFLPKECFEGRNLSQKSERKTIPKS encoded by the exons ATGACGAATGCAAAAAGCTACAGGTTCGGCATCGTCGACTGGATGGTATTCCTGGGCATGACTGTGCTTTCCACAGCCGTTGGCATTTATTTCGCCATCATCAA GAAAAGTAAGCCAGAGCAAGAGGAACCGAAACCCACAGTGAAACATGATTTTGGTTCCGAAAAGATGAGCGAGTATCTGCTTGGATCACGGAATCTTAAAGTACTACCCGTAGCCATGAGTCTGGTAGCCAG CTATATATCGGGCGTTACGATACTGGGGACCCCATCAGAAGTCTACTATTATGGCACGCAGTATTGGTTTATAACCATCGCAATTCTTTTGCATGGTTTTGCAGTCGTCTATATCTATTTACCGGTGTTTTGTGCTCTACGAGTCGGCTCTTCCTATGAG tACCTGGGGATGCGTTTCCATTCGGCTATACGAAGTATAGCAGCTTTTATGTTCGTTTTGGATGAG ATCCTATTTTTGCCATTCGTTGTCTATGTGCCATCTTTGGCACTAGATCAGG TATCAGGCATAAATCTGCATTACATATCGGTGGTGATTGTAGTTGTTTGTGTTCTCTATACTTTACTG GGCGGCATCAAGGCTGTGGTCCATACAGATGCCTGGCAGATACTGGTCATGTTCCTCTCCgttctggctgtggctatATTGGCAACCTATTATTGCAAAGATTGGGATGGCCTGGAAAGTCGTATAATTTTCACCAACATAAGTCCCTCGCCGTATGTGCGTCACACTGTCTGGTGCGTGCTCATTGGAGGCTTCTTCTATTGGACCTCCTTCAATGCGGTGAATCAGACAATGGTGCAGCGCTACATGTCACTGCCTTCACTGAAAAAAGCTCGAATGGCGATGGCCATATTTACCATCGGAGTAGCTTGCTTTCTCCTTATACTCTGCTATATGGGTTTGATAATCTTTGGGAAGTACAAAGACTGTGATCCAAAGATTTCTGGTTTGATTGAG CACGACGATCAACTGTTGCCCCTCTTTGTGGTCCAGACAATGGGTCACATCTATGGAATACCAGGACTTTTTATAGCTGGTATTTTTGGAGCTGCTTTGAGTTCCCTTTCGGTGATGCTGAACTGCACTTCCCTGGTCGTCCTAGAGGACATTGTACGAGGCTGCTTCAAGATGGAGCCCAGCGAAAGGGTTTCCACTATATTGGTCAAATCTACGATCATTGTCCTAGGTTTTGTGGCAGTTTCCTTGGTGTTTGTCCTCGAAAAattgagtggaattctggGCATTGCCATCTCGATAACGGCCATTGCATCGGGCGCAACCTTCGGGCTTTTTAGCCTTGGGATGTTAGTTCCCTGGGCAAATACAGTGGGCACTGCTGTTGGGGGGATAGCCAGTGCTCTGATCTCGGGATGGATAACATTTGGCACACAGTTTACCATCGCAGCGGGAAAACTTGGTTCCCAGGCGCTGCCCGTCTTCGTGGAGGGGTGTGAGGGTAATGTCACTATACCACAGACAACTTCGGTGGATCAGGAGCAAGTGCTTCCCCTCTATCGGCTATCCTTTCACTGGGTAAATCCCATTGGTGTGGCCACAGCTATAGTGGTGGGTGCTCTCGTCTCCCTGGTCACCAAACCAACAGATATGAAGACTCTAGATCCGGATCTGATATCACCAGTGATTCATAG ATTTCTACCCAAAGAGTGCTTTGAAGGTCGCAATCTCTCTCAGAAGTCGGAAAGAAAAACTATTCCGAAatcctaa
- the PGAP5 gene encoding metallophosphoesterase 1 homolog isoform X2 encodes MAYDQSVPGGFASLSEPLCKLRLFQPDVVFVLGDLFDEGDMVSDKQFKEYVWRYLQMFRLPPGIPLISIVGNHDVGFHYKMHPFFMSRFQNDLNYSLVHLYTIKQIHFVIINSMAMEADGCMFCNEAESALKNISRTLHCMKYPEEAECARTRRHPYSQPILLQHFPTYRISDTMCQEHDAPFIEAYRERFHVISKESTDMLGELLKPRLAFAGHSHHFCHSVNRLGIDEYTVASFSWRNKINPSFMLATLTPDDYVVSKCKMLPQQFVYNSYLCAGIICLMVIALQLMKSLRRSRELDTDQNHSKHN; translated from the exons ATGGCATATGACCAGAGCGTTCCAGGCGGCTTCGCGTCTCTTTCAG AGCCACTTTGTAAATTACGTCTTTTTCAGCCCGacgttgtgtttgtgttgggCGACCTGTTCGATGAGGGAGATATGGTCAGCGATAAGCAATTCAAGGAATATGTCTGGAGGTATTTGCAAATGTTTCGATTACCGCCTGGCATACCGCTAATTAGTATTGTGGGCAATCATGACGTTGGCTTCCATTACAA AATGCATCCCTTCTTCATGTCGCGCTTTCAGAATGATCTAAACTACTCGCTGGTGCATTTGTACACCATAAAGCAGATTCACTTTGTGATTATCAACTCCATGGCCATGGAGGCCGATGGCTGTATGTTCTGCAATGAGGCAGAATCTGCTCTCAAGAACATTTCACGCACCCTGCACTGCATGAAGTATCCGGAGGAGGCCGAGTGTGCCCGCACACGTCGACATCCCTATAGCCAACCCATACTGCTTCAGCATTTTCCCACTTACCGCATCTCGGATACGATGTGCCAGGAACACGATGCCCCCTTCATTGAGGCCTATCGCGAGCGTTTCCATGTTATTTCCAAGGAATCCACAGATATGCTGGGGGAGTTGCTGAAGCCCCGTTTGGCATTTGCCGGACACTCGCATCACTTTTGTCACAGCGTCAATCGACTGGGGATCGATGAGTATACGGTGGCCTCCTTTAGCTGGCGGAATAAGATCAATCCTAGTTTTATGCTG GCCACTTTAACACCCGATGACTATGTGgtttccaaatgcaaaatgcTGCCACAGCAATTTGTTTATAATAGTTACTTGTGTGCCGGTATCATCTGCCTTATGGTTATTGCATTACAGCTTATGAAGTCCTTACGCAGGAGCCGCGAACTAGACACAGATCAAAATCATTCAAAGCATAACTAG
- the PGAP5 gene encoding metallophosphoesterase 1 homolog isoform X1, translating to MRWLYACFVIILCALIFCEYVADFVVLQKCKWPEIKRKMGKYVDDPLRAMIIADPHLLGPHRGHWLDQFYREWHMTRAFQAASRLFQPDVVFVLGDLFDEGDMVSDKQFKEYVWRYLQMFRLPPGIPLISIVGNHDVGFHYKMHPFFMSRFQNDLNYSLVHLYTIKQIHFVIINSMAMEADGCMFCNEAESALKNISRTLHCMKYPEEAECARTRRHPYSQPILLQHFPTYRISDTMCQEHDAPFIEAYRERFHVISKESTDMLGELLKPRLAFAGHSHHFCHSVNRLGIDEYTVASFSWRNKINPSFMLATLTPDDYVVSKCKMLPQQFVYNSYLCAGIICLMVIALQLMKSLRRSRELDTDQNHSKHN from the exons ATGCGCTGGCTTTATGCCTGTTTTGTTATTATACTGTGCGCCCTCATATTCTGCGAATATGTGGCCGATTTCGTGGTTCTGCAAAAGTGCAAGTGGCCAGAGATAAAGCGAAAGATGGGAAAGTATGTGGATGATCCGCTGCGTGCTATGATCATAGCCGATCCCCATTTGCTGGGCCCTCATCGCGGTCACTGGCTGGACCAGTTTTACAGGGAATGGCATATGACCAGAGCGTTCCAGGCGGCTTCGCGTCTCTTTCAG CCCGacgttgtgtttgtgttgggCGACCTGTTCGATGAGGGAGATATGGTCAGCGATAAGCAATTCAAGGAATATGTCTGGAGGTATTTGCAAATGTTTCGATTACCGCCTGGCATACCGCTAATTAGTATTGTGGGCAATCATGACGTTGGCTTCCATTACAA AATGCATCCCTTCTTCATGTCGCGCTTTCAGAATGATCTAAACTACTCGCTGGTGCATTTGTACACCATAAAGCAGATTCACTTTGTGATTATCAACTCCATGGCCATGGAGGCCGATGGCTGTATGTTCTGCAATGAGGCAGAATCTGCTCTCAAGAACATTTCACGCACCCTGCACTGCATGAAGTATCCGGAGGAGGCCGAGTGTGCCCGCACACGTCGACATCCCTATAGCCAACCCATACTGCTTCAGCATTTTCCCACTTACCGCATCTCGGATACGATGTGCCAGGAACACGATGCCCCCTTCATTGAGGCCTATCGCGAGCGTTTCCATGTTATTTCCAAGGAATCCACAGATATGCTGGGGGAGTTGCTGAAGCCCCGTTTGGCATTTGCCGGACACTCGCATCACTTTTGTCACAGCGTCAATCGACTGGGGATCGATGAGTATACGGTGGCCTCCTTTAGCTGGCGGAATAAGATCAATCCTAGTTTTATGCTG GCCACTTTAACACCCGATGACTATGTGgtttccaaatgcaaaatgcTGCCACAGCAATTTGTTTATAATAGTTACTTGTGTGCCGGTATCATCTGCCTTATGGTTATTGCATTACAGCTTATGAAGTCCTTACGCAGGAGCCGCGAACTAGACACAGATCAAAATCATTCAAAGCATAACTAG